A genomic segment from Nicotiana tabacum cultivar K326 chromosome 9, ASM71507v2, whole genome shotgun sequence encodes:
- the LOC142163895 gene encoding uncharacterized protein LOC142163895, whose amino-acid sequence MVPPEQGKPLLLYLLVLDNAFGCVLGQHDETGRKEQAIYYLRKKFMSCKAKYTLIERCCALTWIAQKLRHYMSVYTTHLISRLNPLKYIFEKPMPIGKLAKMKIFLTQFDSVYITQMAIKGQALADHLEENLVDGDYEPLTTYFPDEEVLFAGEDIAESYPGWRIFFDGATNFKVVGIGEVLILESGQHYPASTKIRFLCTNNMIEYEARILGIRMAVDMNVKELLELCKKFRKIEFKHIPRIQNEFVDALATLSSMIQHPDKNYIDPIEVEIRDQHAYFFHVDEELDGKPWYHDIKKFLTTREYLENAINGQNRALRRLANHLFLNG is encoded by the exons ATGGTTCCCCCCGAACAAGGGAAGCCATTATTACTATATTTGTTAGTCTTGGACAACGCCTTCGGTTGTGTGTTAGGGCAGCATGACGAAACTGGGAgaaaagagcaggccatctactacttaaGAAAGAAGTTCATGTCGTGCAAGGCCAAGTATACTTTGATAGAAcgctgttgtgctctgacttggattGCCCAGAAACTAAGGCATTATATGTCAGTATACACTACACATCTGATATCTCGGCTCAACCCGCTCAAGTACATATTTGAGAAGCCAATGCCTATCGGAAAGCtagctaaaatgaaaattttcCTCACTCAATTTGATAGTGTGTACATAACTCAAATGGCTATCAAAGGACAAGCTTTAGCTGACCACCTCGAAGAGAATCTGGTGGACGGGGATTACGAGCCACTTActacgtattttcctgatgaagaagtgttaTTTGctggagaagatattgcagaatcataCCCTGGatggagaatatttttcgatggagcaacaaacttcaaagTAGTCGGAATTGGGGAAGTCCTGATTTTAGAATCCGGACAACATTATCCGGCATCAACAAAGATAAGATTCctttgcaccaataatatgatTGAATACGAAGCACGCATCCTTGGGATCagaatggcagtcgacatgaatgTCAAAGAACTTTTG gagctatgcaagaagttcaGAAAGATTGAGTTCAAGCACATCCCcaggattcagaatgagtttgttgACGCCCTTgcaaccctatcatctatgatacagcatccagacaagaactacaTTGACCCTATCGAGGTAGAGATCAGGGATCAACATGCCTACTTCTTCCATGTAGATGAAGAACTAGACGGTAAACCATGGTATCacgacatcaagaaattccttaCAACTAGAGAATACCTGGAGAATGCTATTAATGGTCAAAACCGAGCCCTCAGGAGGTTGGCAAACCACCTTTTCCTCAATGGGTAA